A genomic segment from Nodularia sphaerocarpa UHCC 0038 encodes:
- the hypB gene encoding hydrogenase nickel incorporation protein HypB has product MCVTCGCSDDAESTITNLETGEVEHNHHDHTHTLPDGTVISHSHNHEVSQVHAKIHNTTISLEQDILAKNNLIAAQNRGWFKGRNILALNLMSSPGSGKTTLLTRTIHDLKNQLPISVIEGDQETANDAQKIRETGCKVVQINTGTGCHLEASMIDRGLQQLNPPLNSVVMIENVGNLVCPALFDLGEQAKVVILSVTEGEDKPIKYPHMFRASDIMILTKVDLLPYVQFDVQKCIDYARQVNPQIQIFQVSATTGAGLESWYGWLSTRVANLSIPVSV; this is encoded by the coding sequence ATGTGTGTAACTTGTGGTTGTTCTGATGATGCTGAAAGCACAATTACTAATTTAGAAACTGGTGAGGTTGAACACAATCACCATGATCATACTCACACTTTACCTGATGGTACTGTAATTAGCCATTCCCATAATCATGAAGTTTCTCAAGTTCATGCCAAAATACATAATACAACAATATCTTTAGAACAGGATATTTTAGCGAAAAATAATCTGATAGCAGCCCAAAATCGGGGATGGTTTAAAGGACGCAATATTTTAGCTTTAAATTTAATGAGTTCTCCTGGTTCGGGTAAAACAACTCTGTTAACTCGGACTATTCATGATTTAAAAAATCAGCTACCTATTAGTGTAATTGAAGGCGACCAAGAAACAGCTAATGATGCCCAAAAGATTAGGGAAACAGGCTGTAAGGTGGTGCAAATTAATACGGGTACTGGTTGTCATTTAGAAGCTTCTATGATTGATAGGGGTTTACAACAATTGAACCCGCCTCTCAATTCGGTGGTGATGATTGAAAATGTCGGAAATTTGGTTTGTCCGGCTTTGTTTGATTTGGGAGAACAGGCTAAGGTGGTTATTCTCTCGGTGACTGAGGGAGAAGATAAGCCTATCAAGTATCCCCATATGTTTCGTGCTAGTGACATCATGATTCTTACTAAGGTTGATTTGTTACCTTATGTGCAGTTTGATGTGCAAAAATGTATAGATTATGCCCGACAGGTTAATCCCCAAATTCAGATTTTTCAGGTTTCTGCTACTACTGGTGCTGGTTTAGAAAGTTGGTATGGGTGGCTATCTACAAGAGTGGCTAATTTGTCGATTCCAGTTTCTGTTTAA
- the hypA gene encoding hydrogenase maturation nickel metallochaperone HypA, translating into MHELGITQNIVAIVSEHAQGAKVQRVVLEVGQLSAILPDAIKFCFDICTQGTVLVGAILEIREIPGLARCRECGAEIHLNKPFGVCGCGSVQLDLIAGEELKIKEIEIE; encoded by the coding sequence ATGCACGAACTAGGAATTACGCAGAATATTGTGGCTATTGTTAGTGAACACGCCCAAGGTGCAAAGGTTCAACGTGTGGTGTTAGAAGTTGGTCAACTTTCGGCGATTTTACCTGATGCTATAAAGTTCTGTTTTGATATCTGTACTCAAGGTACAGTTTTGGTGGGGGCGATATTAGAAATTAGGGAAATTCCTGGTTTAGCACGATGTCGTGAATGTGGTGCAGAAATACATTTAAATAAACCTTTTGGTGTATGTGGCTGTGGTAGCGTGCAGTTAGACTTAATAGCTGGTGAAGAATTGAAAATTAAGGAAATCGAAATAGAGTAA
- the hypE gene encoding hydrogenase expression/formation protein HypE encodes MNISPKHKTQNPLFQKNAQPRKGKLRDTHITLAHGSGGKAMRDLIEDIFVSSFDNPILSQLEDQASLNLASLSQQGDRLAFTTDSYVVDPLFFPGSDIGELAINGTINDLAVSGAKPLYLTCSVIIEEGLEVETLRRVVASMKLAAQKTGVQIVTGDTKVVQRGAADKLFINITGIGVIPQGINISAHNIQVGDVVIINGELGNHGAAILIARGELALETNVESDCQPLHSLVANILSVCPDVHAMRDATRGGLATVLNEFSLSSGVGIRLDEESIPVREEVKGVCEILGLDPLYLANEGKLVVVVGGENAETVLAAMKSHPAGKDACVIGEVIASPPGMVLLRTAFGTERIVDMLVGEQLPRIC; translated from the coding sequence ATGAATATTTCCCCCAAACACAAAACCCAAAATCCTCTATTTCAAAAAAATGCCCAACCCCGCAAAGGTAAACTAAGAGATACTCATATTACCCTCGCCCATGGTAGCGGCGGTAAAGCCATGCGCGATTTAATCGAAGATATCTTTGTAAGTAGCTTTGATAATCCGATACTTTCCCAATTAGAAGACCAAGCCAGTTTAAACTTAGCTAGTCTCAGCCAACAGGGAGATAGACTAGCATTTACAACAGATTCTTATGTTGTAGACCCCTTATTTTTTCCCGGTAGTGATATTGGCGAATTAGCAATTAATGGCACTATTAATGATTTAGCCGTCAGTGGTGCTAAACCCTTATATCTCACTTGTAGCGTGATTATAGAAGAAGGATTAGAAGTAGAAACTTTGCGGCGTGTTGTTGCTAGTATGAAATTAGCCGCCCAAAAAACTGGCGTGCAAATTGTCACAGGTGATACCAAAGTTGTCCAACGTGGTGCTGCTGATAAACTGTTTATTAATATTACAGGTATTGGCGTAATTCCTCAAGGAATTAACATTTCTGCCCATAATATCCAAGTGGGAGACGTAGTAATTATTAATGGCGAATTGGGAAATCATGGTGCAGCAATTTTAATCGCCCGTGGGGAATTAGCATTAGAAACTAATGTCGAAAGTGACTGTCAACCGTTACATAGTTTAGTCGCAAATATCCTGAGTGTTTGTCCTGATGTTCACGCCATGCGCGATGCTACACGGGGCGGTTTAGCTACAGTTTTAAATGAATTTTCTTTGAGTTCTGGTGTAGGTATTCGTCTCGATGAAGAATCTATCCCTGTGCGGGAAGAAGTTAAAGGAGTTTGTGAAATACTAGGTTTAGATCCTTTGTATTTGGCGAATGAAGGTAAGTTAGTGGTGGTGGTAGGTGGTGAGAATGCTGAAACTGTTTTAGCAGCTATGAAGTCTCACCCAGCCGGTAAGGATGCTTGTGTGATTGGTGAGGTTATTGCTTCCCCTCCGGGTATGGTTTTGTTAAGAACGGCTTTTGGGACTGAACGTATTGTTGATATGTTGGTGGGGGAACAATTACCCAGAATTTGTTGA
- a CDS encoding tautomerase family protein, whose amino-acid sequence MPFITVQIAKGHSVEKKRQLVKALTETLIETLGSKPEWITIHIDEFERENWAVGGQLHIDKHSGRHKEKGI is encoded by the coding sequence ATGCCATTTATCACAGTCCAAATAGCCAAAGGTCACTCCGTCGAAAAAAAGCGCCAATTAGTCAAAGCACTAACCGAGACACTAATTGAAACCTTGGGGTCTAAACCAGAATGGATAACCATACATATTGATGAATTTGAGCGAGAAAATTGGGCAGTTGGCGGTCAATTACATATAGATAAACATAGCGGTAGACATAAAGAAAAAGGCATCTAA
- the hypD gene encoding hydrogenase formation protein HypD, which produces MKYVNEFREPEKAAALRNQIAQLCNQLKKPIKLMEICGGHTHSIFKYGIEDILPDNLELIHGPGCPVCVMPKGRLDDAIAISQNHNVILATFGDTMRVPGSTTNLLQAKATGADIRMVYSPLDSLQIARDNPDKEIVFFALGFETTAPSTALTILQAAAENITNFSMFSNHVLVIPALQALLDNPDLQLDGFIGPGHVSMVIGTEPYQFIAQKYHKPIVISGFEPLDILQSIWMILQQLVENRCEVENQYNRLVEPAGNLIALQAMNQVFAVRENFDWRGLGEIPKSGLKIRSEYAQFDAENKFIIPNLKVADHKACKCGEILKGVLKPWECKVFGTACTPETPIGTCMVSSEGACAAYYKYGRHSTISKKAQKLVPSK; this is translated from the coding sequence ATGAAATACGTCAACGAATTTCGAGAACCAGAAAAAGCAGCAGCCCTACGCAACCAAATAGCCCAACTTTGCAACCAACTAAAAAAACCGATAAAACTGATGGAAATATGCGGTGGACATACCCACTCCATATTTAAATACGGTATAGAAGACATCCTCCCCGATAACCTAGAACTTATCCACGGGCCTGGTTGTCCAGTATGCGTCATGCCAAAAGGGAGATTAGATGATGCGATCGCCATATCCCAAAATCATAACGTCATTCTCGCCACATTTGGCGACACCATGAGAGTACCCGGTTCCACCACCAACCTCCTCCAAGCCAAAGCCACAGGCGCAGACATCCGCATGGTATACTCCCCCCTGGATAGCCTGCAAATCGCCAGAGACAACCCAGACAAAGAAATAGTCTTTTTCGCCCTCGGCTTTGAAACCACCGCCCCCAGTACCGCCCTCACCATATTGCAAGCAGCAGCCGAAAACATCACCAACTTTAGTATGTTTTCCAACCACGTCCTAGTAATTCCCGCCCTTCAAGCCCTACTAGATAACCCAGATTTACAACTAGATGGATTTATTGGGCCTGGTCATGTCAGCATGGTAATTGGAACAGAACCATATCAATTTATTGCCCAAAAATATCATAAACCCATAGTAATTTCCGGCTTTGAACCCTTAGATATACTGCAATCAATTTGGATGATATTACAGCAATTAGTAGAAAACCGTTGTGAAGTAGAAAACCAATATAACAGATTAGTAGAACCAGCCGGAAACTTAATAGCATTGCAAGCAATGAACCAAGTATTTGCAGTGAGAGAAAACTTTGATTGGCGAGGCTTAGGTGAAATACCGAAATCAGGCTTAAAAATTCGGAGTGAATACGCCCAATTCGACGCAGAAAATAAATTTATTATTCCTAACTTAAAAGTAGCCGACCACAAAGCTTGTAAATGTGGAGAAATCCTCAAAGGAGTTTTAAAACCTTGGGAATGTAAAGTATTTGGTACAGCTTGCACACCAGAAACACCCATTGGAACCTGCATGGTTTCATCCGAAGGTGCGTGTGCAGCCTACTACAAATATGGACGACATTCTACAATTAGTAAAAAAGCCCAAAAATTAGTCCCATCCAAATAA
- a CDS encoding HypC/HybG/HupF family hydrogenase formation chaperone, which produces MCLGIPGQIVEISDINHKLAIVNIAGVKRQVNIACIVNEEHPPEKCIGDWVLVHVGFAMNRINEQEATETLKLLEELATAQAQITN; this is translated from the coding sequence ATGTGCTTAGGAATTCCCGGTCAAATAGTAGAAATCAGCGACATTAACCATAAACTAGCCATAGTTAATATTGCTGGAGTCAAACGCCAAGTAAATATAGCCTGCATAGTAAACGAAGAACATCCCCCCGAAAAATGTATAGGAGATTGGGTATTAGTTCACGTAGGCTTCGCCATGAATCGTATCAACGAACAAGAAGCAACCGAAACATTAAAACTATTAGAAGAACTAGCAACAGCCCAAGCCCAAATAACCAACTAA
- the hypF gene encoding carbamoyltransferase HypF: MKKNIRCEIRVRGTVQGVGFRPTVYRLAKVSGLLGDVCNDGEGVLIRVSGSEVAITEFINKLYIECPPLGKIQELTRVCYEGDGDFTDFVISRSVSSSKNTEVTPDAAICPQCQQEIFDPFSRFYRYPFTNCTHCGPRFSIIRGIPYDRCNTSMSAFAMCAECEGEYENVENRRFHAQPVACHTCGPNAWLERADGKPVTASMFSMLDDVDAVCTLLQKGEIVAIKGLGGIHLACDATQEAAVQKLRQRKRRYHKPLALMARDMAVIEEYCTVNTQEKELLASSAAPIVLLQKNPDCLIAPSVSPGLNYLGFMLPYTPLHHLILRRMNRPIVLTSGNIADEPQCIDNGEAREKLGHIADYFLLHNRDIVNRVDDSVARVIDNQVKIMRRARGYAPAPMILPPGFEKVTPILAMGSELKNTFCLLRDNEAILSQHLGDLENAAAFHTYQDTLNLYLNLFEHQPEAIAIDKHPEYLATKLGKELASVNKLKLHSIQHHHAHIAACMAENGIPLDSPPVLGIALDGLGYGEDGKFWGGEFLLADYRQFQRLATFKPVAMIGGEKAIYQPWRNTYAHLLSADIWDECQQKYPDLEIIKFLQKQPLELLKQVVEQGINSPPASSVGRLFDAVAAAIGIYPEECSYEGQSAIAMEALVNPTNLNNYEETQNYPFHLHFSDSIYYIDSKPMWQALLQDFQKQITQSDIATKFHKSLAQIIVNVVKHLAQENLINQVVLTGGVFQNCILLTQVTQSLQKLGINVITHSLLPSNDGNISLGQAIITAAQLIPKS; encoded by the coding sequence ATGAAGAAGAATATAAGATGTGAGATTAGGGTTCGGGGGACTGTTCAAGGTGTGGGTTTTCGTCCTACTGTTTATCGTTTGGCTAAGGTTTCTGGGTTGTTGGGTGATGTTTGTAATGATGGTGAGGGTGTTTTAATTCGGGTTTCTGGGAGTGAGGTGGCTATTACTGAGTTTATCAATAAACTATATATTGAATGTCCTCCTTTGGGGAAAATTCAGGAGTTGACGAGAGTTTGTTATGAAGGTGATGGGGATTTTACTGATTTTGTGATTTCTCGTAGTGTGAGTAGTTCTAAAAATACAGAAGTTACTCCTGATGCGGCGATTTGTCCCCAATGTCAACAGGAAATTTTTGACCCTTTTAGCCGTTTTTATCGTTATCCTTTTACTAATTGTACTCATTGCGGTCCTCGCTTCAGTATTATTCGTGGGATTCCTTACGATAGATGCAATACCAGTATGTCTGCGTTTGCTATGTGTGCTGAATGTGAAGGGGAGTATGAAAATGTGGAAAATCGTCGTTTTCACGCCCAACCTGTAGCTTGTCATACTTGCGGACCGAATGCTTGGTTAGAACGGGCTGATGGTAAACCTGTGACGGCTTCGATGTTTTCGATGCTGGATGATGTTGATGCTGTTTGTACTCTGTTGCAAAAAGGCGAAATTGTGGCTATTAAAGGGTTGGGTGGTATTCATTTAGCTTGTGACGCAACTCAAGAAGCTGCTGTACAGAAGTTGCGTCAGCGTAAACGGCGTTATCACAAACCGTTGGCTTTAATGGCGCGTGATATGGCGGTAATTGAGGAATATTGTACTGTTAATACTCAGGAAAAAGAATTATTAGCAAGTTCTGCTGCGCCTATTGTATTGTTACAGAAAAATCCTGACTGTTTGATTGCACCTTCAGTTTCACCGGGACTAAATTATCTCGGTTTTATGTTACCTTATACGCCTTTACATCATTTGATTTTGCGGCGGATGAATCGCCCCATTGTGTTGACGAGTGGGAATATTGCTGATGAACCTCAATGTATTGATAATGGAGAAGCTAGAGAAAAGTTAGGTCATATTGCGGATTATTTTCTTTTGCATAATCGGGATATTGTTAATCGAGTAGATGATTCTGTTGCTAGGGTGATTGATAATCAAGTAAAAATCATGCGCCGGGCTAGGGGATATGCACCAGCACCAATGATTTTACCACCTGGTTTTGAGAAGGTGACACCTATTTTAGCAATGGGTAGTGAGTTAAAAAATACCTTTTGTTTATTACGCGATAATGAAGCAATTCTTTCTCAACATTTGGGTGATTTAGAAAATGCTGCGGCTTTTCATACTTATCAAGATACACTCAATTTATATTTAAATTTATTTGAGCATCAACCAGAGGCGATCGCCATTGATAAACACCCCGAATATCTTGCCACAAAACTCGGTAAAGAACTCGCATCTGTTAATAAACTTAAACTTCATTCTATCCAACATCATCACGCCCATATTGCTGCTTGTATGGCAGAAAATGGGATTCCTTTAGATTCTCCCCCAGTCTTAGGTATTGCTTTAGATGGATTAGGTTATGGCGAAGACGGCAAATTTTGGGGAGGAGAATTTCTATTAGCAGATTATCGTCAATTTCAACGACTCGCAACATTTAAACCAGTGGCTATGATTGGCGGCGAAAAAGCAATTTATCAGCCTTGGCGTAACACCTACGCCCACTTACTCAGTGCTGATATTTGGGACGAATGCCAACAAAAATATCCTGACTTGGAAATTATCAAATTTTTGCAAAAACAGCCCTTAGAGCTACTTAAACAAGTTGTAGAGCAAGGAATTAACTCGCCTCCAGCCTCATCCGTAGGGAGGTTGTTTGATGCAGTAGCTGCGGCTATCGGGATTTATCCAGAAGAATGTAGCTATGAAGGACAAAGTGCGATCGCAATGGAAGCCTTAGTAAATCCTACCAACTTAAATAATTATGAAGAAACGCAAAATTATCCTTTTCATCTTCACTTTTCAGATAGCATTTATTATATAGACTCAAAACCAATGTGGCAAGCCCTGCTTCAAGACTTCCAAAAACAGATTACTCAATCAGATATAGCCACAAAATTCCATAAGAGTTTAGCGCAAATTATTGTGAATGTAGTGAAACATCTTGCTCAAGAAAATCTGATTAATCAAGTCGTATTAACCGGAGGAGTATTTCAGAACTGCATTTTATTAACACAAGTTACTCAGTCCTTACAAAAATTAGGCATAAACGTAATAACTCACAGTCTACTCCCCTCCAACGACGGCAACATATCACTAGGACAAGCAATAATTACAGCCGCCCAATTAATCCCCAAATCTTAA
- a CDS encoding NifU family protein has translation MTKLEELIQEINRFEAIIAQWDESQRCVAVGLKRAIEDLHKAALTHLIKSLKQESMSALRQAVDDDIVYSVLLYHELIKPPKAPLIERIQAALEEVRPGLKSHDGDVEFVAIKAPDTVEVKLIGNCSSCPTSTLTLTQSVEQAIKNHCPEITKVVAVNHTSTVNSPFTPEDTATWVKLTTIDQIPESGILTGKVGKNSLILYRQGENVTCYLNACPHLATPLDMGKLDHSILTCKSHGFQYNLETGECLTVADVPLQSYPVQIKGEKVFVKLPKYSI, from the coding sequence ATGACAAAACTGGAAGAACTAATTCAAGAAATCAATAGATTTGAAGCAATAATAGCCCAATGGGACGAAAGCCAAAGATGTGTAGCAGTAGGACTAAAAAGAGCAATAGAAGACTTACATAAAGCAGCCTTAACCCATTTAATCAAAAGCCTAAAACAAGAATCAATGTCAGCCTTACGTCAAGCCGTAGACGATGATATAGTATATTCAGTTTTGCTATATCACGAATTAATTAAACCACCAAAAGCACCGCTAATAGAAAGAATTCAAGCAGCCCTAGAAGAAGTTCGCCCAGGCTTAAAAAGCCATGATGGCGATGTAGAATTTGTCGCCATTAAAGCACCAGATACAGTAGAAGTCAAATTAATTGGAAATTGTAGCAGTTGTCCCACTTCAACCTTAACATTAACTCAGAGTGTAGAACAGGCGATAAAAAATCATTGTCCCGAAATTACTAAAGTTGTAGCAGTCAATCATACTTCCACTGTCAACAGTCCATTTACTCCAGAAGATACCGCTACTTGGGTAAAACTGACAACAATTGATCAAATTCCTGAGTCTGGAATATTGACAGGTAAAGTGGGGAAAAATTCCTTAATTTTATATCGCCAAGGTGAAAATGTTACCTGTTATCTCAATGCTTGTCCACATTTAGCAACTCCCTTGGATATGGGTAAATTAGATCATAGTATTCTCACTTGTAAATCGCATGGATTTCAGTATAACTTAGAAACTGGGGAATGTTTAACTGTTGCTGATGTGCCATTGCAGTCTTATCCAGTCCAAATTAAAGGTGAGAAAGTTTTTGTTAAATTACCCAAATATTCAATTTAA